The Pungitius pungitius chromosome 8, fPunPun2.1, whole genome shotgun sequence genome has a window encoding:
- the LOC119194160 gene encoding keratin, type II cytoskeletal 8-like, whose translation MRKAYSVTSSGGSIRRSFAPTSNFSNRSSFNVGGAGAGFGMSSMSGSYGFGSSQAGIAPQITAVQVNRSLLAPLNLEIDPSIQAVRTQEKEQIKTLNNRFASFIDKVRFLEQQNKMLETKWSLLQDQTTTRSNIDSMFEAYIANLRRQLDGLGNEKSKLEGELRNMQGLVEEFKGKYEEEINKRAAAENEFVLLKKDVDAAYINKVELEAKADGLQDEINFLRAVYEAELRELQGQVKDTSVVVEMDNSRNLDMDSIVAEVRAQYEDIANRSKAEAETWYKQKFEEIKSSAGQYGEDLRSTKAEISEINRMISRLQNEIEAIKGQRTNLEAQILEAEGRGDLAVKDAKQRIKDLENALQKTKQDMARQVREYQDLMNVKLALDIEIATYRKLLEGEESRMNSGGSNATIHVQQSSGGYSSSSSGGGFGFGSSSQSGGYGGTITKTSTSSTSSRRVY comes from the exons ATGAGGAAGGCATACTCAGTCACAAGCTCCGGTGGCAGCATCAGGAGATCCTTTGCACCAACTAGCAACTTCTCAAACAGATCCTCTTTTAATGttggtggagctggagctggtttCGGTATGTCTTCAATGAGTGGTAGTTATGGCTTCGGTTCTAGCCAAGCAGGCATTGCTCCACAGATCACCGCCGTCCAAGTCAACCGGAGCCTGCTGGCTCCACTGAACCTGGAAATTGACCCATCCATCCAGGCTGTCCGCACCCAGGAGAAGGAACAGATCAAGACCCTCAACAACCGATTCGCCTCCTTCATCGACAAG GTTCGTTTCTTGGAGCAGCAGAACAAGATGCTGGAGACCAAATGGAGCCTCCTGCAGGACCAAACCACCACCCGCTCCAACATCGACAGTATGTTTGAGGCCTACATTGCAAACCTGCGCAGACAGCTGGACGGGCTGGGCAACGAGAAGTCCAAGCTGGAAGGAGAGCTGAGGAATATGCAGGGCCTGGTTGAGGAGTTCAAGGGCAA GTATGAAGAGGAAATCAACAAACGTGCAGCTGCAGAGAACGAGTTTGTGCTCTTGAAGAAG GATGTTGATGCTGCCTACATAaacaaggtggagctggaggccaAAGCTGATGGTCTTCAGGACGAGATCAACTTCCTCAGGGCCGTCTATGAGGCC GAGCTTCGGGAACTGCAGGGCCAGGTCAAGGATACCTCTGTCGTCGTGGAGATGGACAACAGCCGTAACCTGGACATGGACTCCATAGTGGCTGAAGTGCGTGCTCAGTATGAGGACATTGCCAACCGCAGCAAGGCTGAAGCAGAGACCTGGTACAAACAGAAG TTTGAGGAGATAAAGAGCTCCGCTGGACAGTATGGGGAAGACCTGCGCTCAACCAAGGCTGAGATTTCTGAGATCAACCGCATGATTTCCCGTCTTCAGAATGAGATTGAGGCCATTAAGGGACAG AGGACCAATCTAGAAGCTCAGATCTTAGAGGCTGAGGGGCGTGGTGACCTGGCAGTGAAAGATGCCAAGCAACGCATCAAAGACTTGGAGAATGCTCTGCAGAAAACTAAGCAGGACATGGCCCGCCAGGTGCGCGAGTACCAGGATCTGATGAACGTCAAGTTGGCCTTGGACATCGAAATTGCAACCTACAGGAAACTGCTGGAAGGAGAAGAGAGCAG AATGAACAGCGGAGGTTCAAACGCAACCATCCACGTGCAGCAGTCCTCTGGAG GAtactccagctccagctccggtGGTGGGTTCGGCTTCGGTAGCAGCAGTCAGTCTGGTGGATACGGTGGTACTATTACCAAGACCAGCACCTCATCAACCAGTTCCAGGAGAGTCTATTGA
- the LOC119194142 gene encoding keratin, type II cytoskeletal 8-like: MRKAYSVTSSGGSIRRSFAPTSNFSNRSSFNVGGAGAGFGMSSMSGSYGFGSSQAGIAPQITAVQVNRSLLAPLNLEIDPSIQAVRTQEKEQIKTLNNRFASFIDKVRFLEQQNKMLETKWSLLQDQTTTRSNIDSMFEAYIANLRRQLDGLGNEKSKLEGELRNMQGLVEEFKGKYEEEINKRAAAENEFVLLKKDVDAAYINKVELEAKADGLQDEINFLRAVYETELRELQGQVKDTSVVVEMDNSRNLDMDSIVAEVRAQYEDIANRSKAEAETWYKQKFEEIKSSAGQYGEDLRSTKAEISEINRMISRLQNEIEAIKGQRTNLEAQILEAEGRGDLAVKDAKQRIKDLENALQKTKQDMARQVREYQDLMNVKLALDIEIATYRKLLEGEESRLNSGGSNATIHVQQSSGGYSSSSSGGGFGFGSSSQSGGYGGTITKTSTSSTSSRRVY, encoded by the exons ATGAGGAAGGCATACTCAGTCACAAGCTCCGGTGGCAGCATCAGGAGATCCTTTGCACCAACTAGCAACTTCTCAAACAGATCCTCTTTTAATGttggtggagctggagctggtttCGGTATGTCTTCAATGAGTGGTAGTTATGGCTTCGGTTCTAGCCAAGCAGGCATTGCTCCACAGATCACCGCCGTCCAAGTCAACCGGAGCCTGCTGGCTCCTCTGAACCTGGAAATTGACCCATCCATCCAGGCTGTCCGCACCCAGGAGAAGGAACAGATCAAGACCCTCAACAACCGATTCGCCTCCTTCATCGACAAG GTTCGTTTCTTGGAGCAGCAGAACAAGATGCTGGAGACCAAATGGAGCCTCCTGCAGGACCAAACCACCACCCGCTCCAACATCGACAGTATGTTTGAGGCCTACATTGCAAACCTGCGCAGACAGCTGGACGGGCTGGGCAACGAGAAGTCCAAGCTGGAAGGAGAGCTGAGGAATATGCAGGGCCTGGTTGAGGAGTTCAAGGGCAA GTATGAAGAGGAAATCAACAAACGTGCAGCTGCAGAGAACGAGTTTGTGCTCTTGAAGAAG GATGTTGATGCTGCCTACATAaacaaggtggagctggaggccaAAGCTGATGGTCTTCAGGACGAGATCAACTTCCTCAGGGCCGTCTATGAGACC GAGCTTCGGGAACTGCAGGGCCAGGTCAAGGATACCTCTGTCGTCGTGGAGATGGACAACAGCCGTAACCTGGACATGGACTCCATAGTGGCTGAAGTGCGTGCTCAGTATGAGGACATTGCCAACCGCAGCAAGGCTGAAGCAGAGACCTGGTACAAACAGAAG TTTGAGGAGATAAAGAGCTCTGCTGGACAGTATGGGGAAGACCTGCGCTCAACCAAGGCTGAGATTTCTGAGATCAACCGCATGATTTCCCGTCTTCAGAATGAGATTGAGGCCATTAAGGGACAG AGGACCAATCTAGAAGCTCAGATCTTAGAGGCTGAGGGGCGTGGTGACCTGGCAGTGAAAGATGCCAAGCAACGCATCAAAGACTTGGAGAATGCTCTGCAGAAAACTAAGCAGGACATGGCCCGCCAGGTGCGCGAGTACCAGGATCTGATGAACGTCAAGTTGGCCCTGGACATCGAAATTGCAACCTACAGGAAACTGCTGGAAGGAGAAGAGAGCAG ACTGAACAGCGGAGGTTCAAACGCAACCATCCACGTGCAGCAGTCCTCTGGAG GAtactccagctccagctccggtGGTGGGTTCGGCTTCGGTAGCAGCAGTCAGTCTGGTGGATACGGTGGTACTATTACCAAGACCAGCACCTCATCAACCAGTTCCAGGAGAGTCTATTGA